A genomic stretch from Pontivivens ytuae includes:
- a CDS encoding Na+/H+ antiporter subunit D, translating to MILVWPIVIPLASAALLLLFRKWSGLVRWGSVAAAVALLAAGIWLLATVLETGPVAAQMGGWPAPFGITLVADILSAAMVVITGIVAVAVTIYGLAEIDRTEGWHGHHALVHALLAGVCGAFLTGDIFNLYVWFEVMLIASFGLLVVNGTKKSADGAVKYVGLNLIATLAFLSGVGLLYGVTGTLNMADLSGRLEGRQEEVAVLVSAMLLLFAFGAKAAMFPVFFWLPASYHTPSVTAAALFSALLTKVGVYALIRVFTLIYDLDVPLVQNMLLWGAVLTMIVGVLGAAAQNHWRRILGFHIISQIGYMVLGLALATPAAMLGAIFYLFHHIIVKANLFLIAGAARRMVGSEELKITGGLYAARPLLAVLFLIPALSLAGIPPLSGFWAKFLIVAASLELEAWLITFAALAVGLLTLYSMSKIWLEAFWKPHPDGPDAVVGKVPMAMLVPILSLATLTVIIGLSAGMFVDAALAATEQILDPTAYIEAVLGARE from the coding sequence ATGATCCTCGTCTGGCCGATCGTGATCCCGCTGGCGAGCGCGGCGCTGCTCCTGCTGTTCCGGAAGTGGAGCGGGCTGGTGCGCTGGGGCTCCGTCGCTGCGGCCGTGGCCCTGCTGGCCGCGGGCATCTGGCTGCTCGCCACGGTGCTGGAGACCGGGCCGGTGGCAGCGCAAATGGGCGGCTGGCCCGCCCCCTTCGGCATAACGCTGGTGGCCGACATCCTGTCGGCGGCCATGGTCGTCATCACCGGCATCGTTGCGGTCGCCGTCACCATCTATGGTTTGGCGGAGATCGACCGGACCGAGGGCTGGCACGGCCACCACGCACTGGTGCACGCGCTGCTGGCGGGGGTCTGCGGTGCATTCCTGACCGGCGACATCTTCAACCTCTACGTCTGGTTCGAGGTGATGCTCATCGCCTCCTTCGGCCTGCTGGTCGTCAACGGCACCAAGAAGTCCGCCGATGGCGCGGTGAAGTATGTGGGCCTCAACCTCATCGCCACGCTCGCCTTCCTGTCCGGCGTCGGCCTGCTCTACGGCGTCACCGGCACGCTCAACATGGCCGACCTGTCGGGCCGGTTGGAGGGGCGGCAGGAGGAGGTCGCCGTTCTCGTCTCCGCCATGCTGCTGCTCTTTGCCTTCGGGGCGAAGGCGGCGATGTTCCCGGTCTTCTTCTGGCTGCCGGCGTCCTATCACACGCCCTCCGTGACGGCCGCCGCGCTCTTCTCGGCCCTGCTGACCAAGGTCGGTGTCTACGCGCTGATCCGCGTCTTCACGCTGATCTACGACCTCGACGTGCCTCTGGTGCAGAACATGCTGCTCTGGGGTGCGGTGCTGACCATGATCGTGGGCGTTCTGGGGGCCGCGGCGCAGAACCACTGGCGGCGCATCCTCGGCTTCCACATCATCAGCCAGATCGGCTACATGGTCCTCGGCCTTGCGCTCGCCACGCCCGCAGCGATGCTGGGCGCGATCTTCTACCTCTTCCACCACATCATCGTGAAGGCGAACCTGTTCCTGATCGCAGGTGCCGCCCGTCGCATGGTGGGTTCGGAGGAGCTGAAGATCACCGGCGGGCTCTACGCCGCCCGCCCGCTCCTCGCCGTCCTGTTCCTCATTCCCGCGCTCAGCCTCGCGGGCATCCCGCCGCTCTCGGGCTTCTGGGCGAAGTTCCTGATCGTTGCGGCGAGCCTCGAGCTGGAGGCCTGGCTCATCACCTTCGCCGCCCTCGCGGTGGGCCTGCTCACACTCTATTCGATGTCGAAGATCTGGCTGGAGGCTTTCTGGAAGCCCCATCCGGACGGCCCCGACGCCGTGGTCGGCAAGGTGCCCATGGCGATGCTGGTGCCGATCCTCAGCCTCGCCACGCTGACGGTCATCATCGGCCTCTCGGCCGGCATGTTCGTCGACGCGGCGCTGGCCGCCACCGAACAGATCCTCGATCCGACCGCCTATATCGAAGCCGTTCTGGGAGCGCGCGAATGA
- a CDS encoding Na+/H+ antiporter subunit E: MRLILKPIWFLNLVAYFLYDLLASSIQVAWDVLTPTHRSEPKLIRIPLDAKSNMEITATANLISLTPGTLSLDVSEDRDYLLVHAMFGAQDPEATKRDLKDGIERRVLRVFR, from the coding sequence ATGAGACTGATCCTCAAGCCGATCTGGTTTCTCAACCTGGTCGCCTACTTCCTCTACGATCTGCTCGCATCCTCGATCCAGGTGGCGTGGGATGTGCTGACGCCGACCCACCGCTCGGAGCCGAAGCTCATCCGCATCCCCCTCGATGCGAAGAGCAATATGGAGATCACGGCCACCGCCAACCTGATCTCGCTGACGCCGGGCACGCTGTCCCTCGATGTGAGCGAGGATCGTGACTACCTGTTGGTCCATGCCATGTTCGGCGCCCAGGACCCCGAGGCCACGAAGCGGGACCTCAAGGACGGGATCGAGCGCCGCGTGCTCAGGGTGTTCAGATGA
- a CDS encoding monovalent cation/H+ antiporter complex subunit F, giving the protein MTILGITLVGPLGFALAATALMLTVALAMCTWRLLVGPSLSDRVVALDAISILLVAFFVVFAMASGVGAYLDVAIVMSLVAFLATVAFARFIERTIGGSDD; this is encoded by the coding sequence ATGACGATACTCGGTATCACCCTTGTCGGCCCGCTGGGCTTCGCGCTTGCCGCCACCGCGCTGATGCTGACGGTGGCGCTGGCGATGTGCACCTGGCGCCTACTCGTAGGCCCCTCGCTCAGCGATCGGGTCGTGGCACTCGACGCGATCTCGATCCTCTTGGTGGCGTTCTTCGTCGTCTTCGCCATGGCCTCCGGCGTCGGGGCCTATCTCGACGTGGCGATCGTGATGTCGCTGGTCGCTTTCCTGGCCACCGTCGCATTCGCTCGCTTCATCGAACGCACGATCGGAGGGTCCGATGATTGA
- the mnhG gene encoding monovalent cation/H(+) antiporter subunit G has protein sequence MIEWIAAFLVLLGGAFSVIAALGLVRMPDVYIRMHSSTKTGTVGLGLLCIALMLVADGWFQVVEAMIILLFLLITAPIGAHLIGRASYAAGVPFSDATTFEPGCETFGTPRREEKPLNESEGDISPSHQSQEGSS, from the coding sequence ATGATTGAGTGGATCGCCGCTTTCCTGGTGCTGCTCGGCGGGGCGTTCTCCGTCATCGCGGCGCTGGGCCTCGTCCGGATGCCGGACGTCTACATCCGCATGCATTCCTCGACCAAGACGGGCACCGTGGGGCTCGGTCTGCTGTGCATCGCGCTGATGCTGGTGGCCGATGGCTGGTTCCAGGTGGTCGAGGCGATGATCATCCTCCTGTTCCTGCTGATCACGGCGCCGATCGGCGCGCATCTCATCGGCCGCGCGTCCTACGCCGCCGGCGTACCTTTCAGCGATGCGACCACCTTCGAGCCGGGATGTGAGACCTTCGGGACGCCCCGTCGCGAGGAAAAACCCTTGAACGAGTCTGAGGGTGACATATCTCCGTCACATCAATCGCAGGAGGGGTCGTCCTGA
- a CDS encoding DUF6280 family protein — translation MFDDFDGQAWSNDQGSRAQKLFAAVVLAALDDAIADDKKYGNGPDVIARWARSKDGREVLMCAGIDPTERCVQGLMEFVKKGVRTSVALSREESERRAAA, via the coding sequence ATGTTCGACGATTTCGACGGGCAGGCCTGGTCGAATGACCAGGGCAGCCGAGCGCAGAAACTGTTTGCCGCCGTGGTGCTGGCCGCGCTCGACGATGCCATCGCCGACGACAAGAAATACGGCAACGGTCCGGATGTGATCGCGCGTTGGGCGCGGTCAAAGGACGGGCGCGAAGTGCTCATGTGCGCGGGCATCGACCCGACCGAGCGGTGCGTGCAGGGTCTCATGGAGTTCGTGAAGAAGGGCGTTCGCACGTCCGTCGCGCTCTCCCGCGAGGAAAGCGAGCGCCGCGCAGCGGCCTGA
- the dctP gene encoding TRAP transporter substrate-binding protein DctP, whose protein sequence is MLRAALLLTLLSGPALAVCDPGEVTIRFPHDAPATGHPKGEAAAFLADLVNRELDGRACMVVEAEAGDYSDAEVLAGLADGRWQMAAPSMGNMGEISPRFLVFDLPFLFRDMAVVLEYQESNLGRGLLTEAVDEGLLGLAFWADGMKAMSATRRLEAPTDLEGLTFGTQDALIEQDYFAELGAETHLLSPIAMAEALQTGRVAGQNSTWTDISARGLHYAHDSVTESNHGLVQYMLVTAPDFWEGLDPELRAELELLIELVSLERNRFAFELANMSKMQIRQDQVRVVQLDDVQRHAWVVAMQPTWFRFGGEIGFDQIAAVIHTERGAGSMIDR, encoded by the coding sequence ATGCTGCGCGCCGCACTTTTACTTACGCTCCTCTCCGGTCCGGCCCTCGCGGTCTGCGATCCCGGCGAGGTCACCATCCGCTTCCCCCATGACGCCCCGGCCACGGGCCATCCGAAGGGGGAGGCCGCGGCCTTCCTCGCGGACCTCGTGAACCGGGAGCTCGACGGCCGGGCCTGCATGGTCGTCGAGGCCGAGGCGGGCGACTATTCCGATGCCGAGGTCCTCGCCGGTCTCGCGGACGGGCGCTGGCAGATGGCCGCGCCGTCGATGGGCAATATGGGCGAGATCTCGCCCCGCTTCCTGGTCTTCGACCTGCCCTTCCTGTTCCGCGACATGGCGGTGGTGCTGGAATATCAGGAGAGCAATCTGGGCCGCGGCCTGCTGACCGAGGCGGTGGACGAGGGCCTGCTCGGCCTCGCCTTCTGGGCCGACGGGATGAAGGCGATGTCGGCCACGCGGCGGCTGGAGGCGCCCACGGACCTGGAGGGGCTGACCTTCGGCACGCAGGACGCGCTGATCGAGCAGGACTACTTCGCGGAGCTGGGGGCGGAGACGCATCTGCTCTCCCCCATCGCGATGGCCGAGGCGCTGCAGACGGGGCGCGTGGCGGGGCAGAACAGCACCTGGACCGACATCTCCGCCCGCGGGCTGCACTATGCCCATGACAGCGTGACGGAATCGAACCACGGGCTGGTGCAGTACATGCTGGTCACGGCCCCGGACTTCTGGGAGGGGCTGGATCCGGAGCTGCGGGCGGAGCTGGAGCTGCTGATCGAGCTGGTGAGTCTGGAGCGCAACCGCTTCGCCTTCGAGCTTGCGAACATGTCGAAGATGCAGATCCGGCAGGACCAGGTACGTGTCGTGCAGCTCGACGACGTTCAGCGGCATGCGTGGGTGGTGGCGATGCAGCCGACCTGGTTCCGCTTCGGCGGGGAGATCGGCTTCGACCAGATCGCCGCGGTGATCCATACGGAGCGGGGCGCAGGCTCGATGATCGACCGCTGA
- a CDS encoding VOC family protein, which yields MRWSIHHVNLEAKDVRATARFYAEVLGLEQGVWTYPASRGYLPGGADRLALFPDGRESHTGLHFIAPDPDFAAKNGFAHNPSVGGHVALNVADLEAVKARLRAAGIPFSEAGEFAIPGLRHIYVSDPEGNLIEVNGAQ from the coding sequence ATGCGATGGTCGATCCACCACGTCAACCTGGAGGCGAAGGACGTCCGCGCCACCGCCCGCTTCTATGCGGAGGTGTTGGGGCTGGAGCAGGGGGTCTGGACCTATCCCGCCAGCCGCGGCTACCTGCCCGGCGGCGCGGACCGGCTGGCGCTGTTCCCGGATGGACGGGAGAGCCACACCGGCCTCCACTTCATCGCGCCCGACCCGGACTTCGCGGCGAAGAACGGTTTCGCCCACAACCCCTCGGTCGGCGGCCACGTCGCGCTGAACGTCGCGGACCTCGAAGCCGTCAAGGCCCGCCTCCGCGCCGCCGGCATCCCCTTCTCGGAAGCCGGCGAATTCGCGATCCCCGGCCTGCGCCACATTTATGTCAGCGATCCGGAGGGGAATTTGATTGAGGTGAATGGAGCACAGTAA
- the lepA gene encoding translation elongation factor 4: MTDLSRIRNFSIVAHIDHGKSTLADRLIQSTATVAERDMKEQLLDSMDIERERGITIKANTVRIDYTAKDGEAYVLNLIDTPGHVDFAYEVSRSMRAVEGSLLVVDASQGVEAQTLANVYQAIDADHEIVPVLNKIDLPAAEPERVQEQIEDVIGIDASDAVMISAKTGIGIEDVLEAIVTRLPAPEGNRDAPLKAMLVDSWYDAYLGVVVLIRVIDGTLKKGERIKMMSTGAVYPVDRVGVFRPGMQPVDALGPGEIGFLTASIKQVRDTRVGDTITHEKKGAETPLPGFAPSVPVVFCGLFPVDSAEFEDLRDAIEKLALNDASFSSEMETSAALGFGFRCGFLGLLHLEVIRDRLEREYGIDLITTAPSVIYHVYLKDGEMLEMHNPADMPDPVKVDRVEEPRIKATILVPDEFLGDVLKLCQDRRGVQLDLTYAGTRAMVVYDLPLNEVVFDFYDRLKSVTKGYASFDYQMTGYQQDELVKMQILVNDEPVDALSTMVHRSRAEARGRVMCEKLKELIPQHLFKIPIQAAIGGRIIARETISALRKDVTAKCYGGDATRKRKLLDKQKAGKKKMRQFGRVEIPQEAFINALKMDG; the protein is encoded by the coding sequence ATGACCGATCTTTCGCGTATCCGCAACTTCTCCATCGTGGCGCATATCGACCACGGCAAGTCGACGCTGGCCGACCGGCTGATCCAGTCGACCGCCACCGTGGCCGAGCGCGACATGAAGGAGCAGCTTCTCGATTCGATGGATATCGAGCGGGAGCGCGGGATCACCATCAAGGCGAACACCGTCCGCATCGACTACACGGCGAAGGACGGGGAGGCCTACGTGCTGAACCTGATCGACACGCCGGGCCACGTCGATTTCGCCTACGAGGTGTCACGCTCCATGCGCGCGGTGGAGGGCTCCCTGCTGGTGGTCGATGCCAGCCAGGGGGTGGAGGCGCAGACGCTGGCCAATGTCTACCAGGCCATCGACGCGGATCACGAGATCGTCCCGGTCCTCAACAAGATCGACCTGCCCGCGGCCGAACCGGAGCGGGTGCAGGAGCAGATCGAGGACGTGATCGGGATCGATGCCTCGGACGCCGTCATGATCTCCGCCAAGACAGGTATCGGGATCGAGGATGTGCTGGAGGCGATCGTCACCCGCCTGCCCGCCCCGGAAGGCAACCGCGACGCACCCCTCAAGGCGATGCTCGTGGATAGCTGGTACGACGCCTATCTCGGCGTCGTTGTCCTGATCCGTGTCATCGACGGCACGTTGAAGAAGGGCGAGCGGATCAAGATGATGTCAACGGGCGCCGTCTACCCGGTGGACCGCGTCGGCGTCTTCCGCCCCGGCATGCAGCCGGTCGATGCGCTGGGTCCGGGAGAGATCGGGTTCCTGACGGCGAGCATCAAGCAGGTGCGCGATACCCGCGTCGGCGACACCATCACCCATGAGAAGAAGGGGGCGGAGACGCCGCTGCCCGGCTTCGCCCCGTCCGTCCCGGTGGTGTTCTGTGGCCTCTTCCCCGTCGACTCGGCCGAGTTCGAGGACCTGCGCGACGCGATCGAGAAGTTGGCGCTCAACGACGCCTCGTTCTCGTCGGAGATGGAGACGTCCGCCGCCCTCGGCTTCGGCTTCCGCTGCGGGTTCCTGGGCCTGTTGCACCTGGAGGTGATCCGCGACCGGCTGGAGCGGGAATACGGCATCGACCTCATCACCACGGCACCCAGCGTCATCTACCACGTCTACCTCAAGGACGGGGAGATGCTGGAGATGCACAACCCCGCCGACATGCCCGATCCGGTGAAAGTCGACCGGGTGGAGGAGCCGCGGATCAAGGCGACGATCCTCGTGCCCGACGAGTTCCTGGGCGACGTGCTCAAGCTCTGTCAGGACCGGCGGGGCGTGCAGCTCGACCTCACCTATGCGGGCACACGGGCGATGGTGGTCTACGACCTGCCGCTCAACGAGGTGGTGTTCGACTTCTACGACCGGCTGAAATCGGTGACGAAGGGCTATGCGAGCTTCGACTACCAGATGACGGGCTACCAGCAGGACGAGTTGGTGAAGATGCAGATCCTGGTGAACGACGAGCCGGTGGACGCGCTCTCGACCATGGTGCACCGCAGCCGGGCCGAGGCGCGGGGGCGGGTGATGTGCGAGAAGCTCAAGGAGCTGATCCCGCAGCACCTCTTCAAGATCCCGATCCAGGCGGCCATCGGCGGCCGCATCATCGCGCGCGAGACAATCTCGGCCCTGCGCAAGGACGTGACCGCCAAGTGCTATGGCGGCGACGCCACCCGGAAACGCAAGTTGCTCGACAAGCAGAAAGCGGGCAAGAAGAAGATGCGCCAGTTTGGGCGGGTCGAAATCCCCCAGGAGGCGTTTATCAATGCGCTGAAGATGGATGGGTAA
- a CDS encoding low molecular weight protein-tyrosine-phosphatase: MRSHAPGLELDSAGTGAWHAGSPPDPRALAEGLRRGIDYNDLRARRVEPADYTSFDIIFAMDRQNLADLKARAPKDCTARIELFLGDREVPDPYYDDSFEQMFDLIEDRVQELMATL, encoded by the coding sequence ATGCGGTCCCATGCGCCGGGGCTCGAACTCGACAGTGCCGGCACGGGCGCGTGGCACGCCGGCAGCCCACCAGATCCCCGCGCGCTCGCCGAAGGGTTGCGCCGGGGCATCGACTATAACGACCTGCGCGCCCGGCGGGTGGAGCCGGCGGACTACACGAGCTTCGACATCATCTTCGCGATGGACCGCCAGAACCTCGCCGATCTGAAGGCGCGCGCGCCCAAGGACTGCACGGCGCGCATCGAGCTTTTCTTGGGCGATCGCGAAGTGCCCGACCCCTACTACGACGACAGCTTCGAGCAGATGTTCGACCTGATCGAGGATCGGGTGCAGGAGCTGATGGCGACGCTTTGA
- the rpmB gene encoding 50S ribosomal protein L28 has translation MSRRCELTGKGVLTGNNVSHANNKTRRRFLPNLNEVTLQSDTLGRAFKFKVSAAAMRTVDHRGGLDNFLAKAKVDELSPAALKVKKEIEAAQASA, from the coding sequence ATGTCGCGTCGTTGCGAGTTGACCGGAAAAGGCGTGCTGACCGGAAACAACGTCAGCCACGCGAACAACAAGACCCGTCGTCGGTTTCTGCCGAACCTCAATGAGGTGACGCTGCAATCCGACACGCTGGGCCGTGCCTTCAAGTTCAAGGTGTCGGCAGCAGCCATGCGGACCGTGGACCACCGCGGTGGCCTCGACAACTTCCTCGCCAAGGCGAAGGTCGACGAGCTGTCGCCCGCCGCGCTGAAGGTGAAGAAAGAGATCGAGGCGGCACAGGCCTCCGCCTGA
- a CDS encoding DUF3592 domain-containing protein, whose translation MFDGPPLFVCVLVALGGVALGVSSLRTRRRAESARGWPIVPGRITRSEVYVKRRGQPNEVRLRMEYDYTVDGVAQQGDRATFFHEFQNDRVEALVDRFPVGAEVAVHVDPTNPGNTVLVPGLEGARRSHGLVMGVLVTLAGLILIAVRLMEIRP comes from the coding sequence ATGTTTGACGGGCCACCGCTTTTCGTCTGCGTGCTCGTCGCTCTCGGGGGCGTTGCGCTCGGCGTCTCCAGCCTGCGCACCCGCCGCCGGGCGGAGAGCGCGCGGGGCTGGCCGATCGTGCCGGGCCGGATCACCCGGTCGGAGGTCTACGTCAAACGGCGCGGTCAGCCCAACGAGGTGCGCCTGCGGATGGAGTACGACTACACCGTCGACGGGGTGGCGCAACAGGGCGACCGCGCGACCTTCTTCCACGAGTTCCAGAACGACCGGGTCGAGGCGCTCGTGGACCGGTTCCCGGTCGGGGCCGAGGTTGCCGTCCATGTCGATCCCACTAATCCGGGCAACACCGTGCTGGTGCCGGGGCTGGAGGGCGCGCGGCGGAGCCACGGCCTCGTGATGGGCGTGCTCGTCACGCTCGCCGGTCTCATCCTGATCGCGGTGCGCCTGATGGAGATCCGGCCTTGA
- the meaB gene encoding methylmalonyl Co-A mutase-associated GTPase MeaB, which translates to MGTARIDVEALVAGDRRALSRAITLIESRRAEDRTAARALLGELPKRDALRIGLSGTPGVGKSTFIEAFGMMLVEAGHRVAVLAVDPSSARTGGSILGDKTRMERLARARSAYIRPSPSQSALGGVARRTREAMALCEAAGFDIVIVETVGVGQSETMVADLTDLFVLLLAPGGGDELQGVKRGVMERADLILVNKADGEMRAAAAATVSDYAAALHLMRKRPQDPEGWPRAMPVSALAVEGLADVWDALTELAEVRRTAGTFDATRSAQARIWMDREIEDGLRARFEAAPAVRAALPDLGAAVSAGEMTPDEAAERALDLFAKDTGDV; encoded by the coding sequence ATGGGAACGGCCCGGATCGATGTCGAGGCGCTGGTGGCAGGCGACCGGCGCGCGCTCTCCCGCGCGATCACGCTGATCGAATCGCGCCGGGCGGAGGACCGGACCGCGGCGCGGGCGCTGCTGGGCGAGTTGCCGAAGCGCGACGCGCTGCGCATCGGGCTGTCTGGCACGCCGGGCGTGGGCAAATCCACCTTCATCGAGGCGTTCGGCATGATGCTGGTGGAGGCCGGGCACCGGGTCGCGGTGCTCGCCGTTGATCCGTCCTCGGCCCGCACCGGAGGCTCGATCCTCGGCGACAAGACGCGGATGGAGCGGCTGGCGCGGGCGAGATCGGCCTACATTCGCCCCTCCCCCTCGCAATCGGCCCTCGGCGGCGTGGCCCGGCGTACGCGGGAGGCGATGGCGCTGTGCGAGGCCGCCGGCTTCGACATCGTGATCGTGGAAACGGTGGGGGTCGGCCAGTCGGAGACGATGGTGGCCGATCTCACCGACCTCTTCGTGCTGCTGCTGGCGCCGGGCGGCGGGGACGAGTTGCAGGGCGTGAAGCGCGGCGTGATGGAGCGCGCGGATCTGATCCTCGTCAACAAGGCCGATGGTGAGATGCGGGCGGCGGCCGCGGCCACGGTCTCCGACTACGCCGCGGCGTTGCACCTGATGCGCAAGCGCCCGCAGGATCCGGAGGGTTGGCCGCGCGCCATGCCCGTCTCCGCCCTCGCGGTCGAGGGGCTGGCGGATGTGTGGGACGCGCTGACGGAGTTGGCGGAGGTGCGGCGGACGGCCGGGACCTTCGACGCCACGCGCTCGGCACAGGCGCGCATCTGGATGGATCGGGAGATCGAGGACGGTCTACGCGCCCGGTTCGAGGCCGCGCCGGCGGTCCGTGCCGCCCTGCCCGATCTCGGCGCCGCGGTGTCGGCGGGCGAGATGACCCCGGACGAGGCGGCCGAGCGGGCGCTCGACCTCTTTGCGAAGGACACCGGCGATGTTTGA
- a CDS encoding DUF3108 domain-containing protein produces MLRPLLTALCLTAPTLAAAGERFTHTYEMRVGGLRLASAAVAGVAEGNRYAVNANLAASGIVDVFTDGSFEAEVRGTWDGNGTFTPERFSQTGNWRGEERRLDLTYAAGTPVSAVYTPERDPDDDPIPTLSKQTGTIDFLTAVMTLTYPGTMEEICSRAFDAFTFTKRTRIEMSQGPGESCVATYRNIDPETMRAKDPDTYTVELRPMEGNIYEVSRLVGPTDFGRAIISRTN; encoded by the coding sequence ATGTTGCGCCCGCTTCTGACCGCCCTCTGCCTGACGGCGCCCACGCTTGCCGCCGCCGGTGAGCGCTTTACCCACACCTACGAGATGCGCGTCGGCGGACTGCGTCTGGCCAGCGCCGCTGTGGCCGGCGTGGCCGAGGGCAATCGCTATGCGGTGAACGCCAACCTCGCCGCCTCCGGCATCGTCGACGTCTTTACCGACGGCTCGTTCGAGGCGGAGGTGCGCGGCACCTGGGACGGCAACGGCACCTTCACGCCCGAGCGCTTCTCCCAGACCGGGAACTGGCGGGGCGAGGAGCGGCGGCTGGACCTCACCTACGCCGCGGGCACCCCTGTCTCCGCCGTCTATACGCCGGAGCGGGACCCGGACGACGACCCGATCCCGACCCTGTCCAAGCAGACCGGGACCATCGACTTCCTCACGGCAGTCATGACGCTGACCTATCCCGGCACGATGGAGGAGATCTGCTCCCGCGCGTTCGACGCCTTCACCTTCACCAAGCGCACGCGGATCGAGATGTCGCAAGGCCCCGGCGAAAGCTGCGTGGCGACGTACCGCAACATCGACCCCGAGACGATGCGCGCGAAGGATCCGGACACCTACACGGTCGAGCTGCGCCCGATGGAGGGGAACATCTACGAGGTCTCCCGCCTTGTCGGTCCCACCGATTTCGGCCGGGCGATCATCTCGCGCACGAACTGA
- the pyrF gene encoding orotidine-5'-phosphate decarboxylase has protein sequence MTDDRLIVALDVPNALAGLELVERIGPSVGFYKIGLGMLTGGGLALANELTEKGHRVFLDMKLFDIGATVEAAVRGLAQFDLDFLTVHGDPHVVRAAAEGAADSGLKILAVTILTSLGRDDLDASLIRDGAVPDLVAERAGRALEAGADGVIASPQEAAMIRALPQAVGKLIVTPGVRPAGAALGDQKRVATPAQAITDGADHIVVGRPVHAAADPRAAAEAILAELPTWH, from the coding sequence ATGACCGACGACCGCCTCATCGTGGCACTCGACGTGCCCAACGCCCTCGCCGGGCTGGAGCTGGTGGAGCGGATCGGCCCGTCGGTCGGCTTCTACAAGATCGGTCTGGGCATGCTGACGGGCGGCGGGCTGGCGCTGGCCAACGAGCTGACGGAGAAGGGGCACCGCGTCTTCCTCGACATGAAGCTCTTCGACATCGGCGCGACGGTGGAGGCGGCGGTGCGGGGCCTCGCACAATTCGATCTCGACTTCCTTACGGTGCATGGCGACCCGCACGTGGTGCGCGCGGCGGCGGAGGGCGCGGCGGACAGCGGGCTCAAGATCCTGGCCGTGACGATCCTCACCAGCCTCGGCCGCGACGACCTCGACGCGAGCCTGATCCGCGACGGCGCGGTCCCCGATCTGGTGGCCGAGCGGGCCGGTCGCGCGCTGGAGGCGGGGGCCGACGGCGTCATCGCCTCCCCGCAGGAGGCCGCGATGATCCGCGCACTGCCGCAGGCCGTCGGCAAGCTGATCGTCACCCCCGGGGTGCGGCCCGCGGGCGCGGCACTCGGCGATCAGAAGCGGGTGGCGACCCCGGCACAGGCGATCACGGACGGCGCCGATCACATCGTCGTCGGCCGCCCGGTCCATGCCGCCGCCGATCCGCGCGCGGCGGCCGAGGCGATTCTGGCGGAGCTACCCACCTGGCATTGA